Proteins from a genomic interval of Schistocerca piceifrons isolate TAMUIC-IGC-003096 chromosome 3, iqSchPice1.1, whole genome shotgun sequence:
- the LOC124788668 gene encoding uncharacterized protein LOC124788668 — protein MGKEKHNKKSKNSVFKVAGAKSLKVKNKAKPVNTQLKKISEINRKMIKDIDNQLVELRTQLTQPSKTAAQKTEEKRPLPSVSLQKAPVETTEATEKVCAMKL, from the exons atggggaaggaaaaacataacaaaaagagTAAAAACAGTGTCTTTAAGGTTGCTGGTGCAAAGAGCTTAAAAGTGAAAAATAAGGCTAAACCAGTGAACACTCAGTTGAAAAAG ATAAGTGAAATAAATCGCAAAATGATAAAAGACATTGATAATCAGCTGGTAGAACTACGTACACAGCTGACACAGCCCTCAAAAACTGCAGCTCAGAAGACAGAGGAGAAAAGGCCTCTGCCTTCTGTCAGTCTACAGAAGGCACCAGTGGAAACTACAGAAGCAACAGAAAAAGTTTGTGCAATGAAGCTCTGA